The proteins below come from a single Leptolyngbya sp. 'hensonii' genomic window:
- a CDS encoding polysaccharide biosynthesis tyrosine autokinase, translated as MQIQPYNFPPPPTPAQPQPLPLTYYAAGYEQDEFNLKQFLGIVRRRIWIIAGVALAVTGSIWSWTLTRTPVYQAGFQVLVEPVTNLSKSPEVLLFGTQSSFDYATQIEVLRSPQILADVVKRVQKTYPQMSYGELAGKLLIRQVQDEEGRSTKILIVEYRDKDPQTIKLVLDKLAEVYLQYSIELRQTSLQQGVQFVEAQLPDLRKRVNQLQTDLERFRQRYSLVDPESRGADLAGQLSNIERQKQDTQAELAQTQSLYAALRQQVGYQPQEAIVAASLSESGRYQNLLNQLQEVELKIATESTRFQADSPNMQVLLEKRKSLLPLLNLESQRVLGAGRSTTANPNLTETSIDLSRQMIAASNKLKTLEVRMQALTTTDQQLKQQFALVPSLARQYTDLQRELKVATESLNRFLSTRENLQLEAAQRALPWQLLTTPYVPILPISPNIPRNLTVGVIAGLLLGMGAALLAEKLDNVFHSANDLKDTTRLPLLGIIPHSRDLRLTSPMMGLEQADRTAGSLEPATESLTLEDPDVAGLTRRSRSGYYNASPFMDSFRSLYTNIRFLSSDEPIRSLVVGSAVPADGKSTVAVHLAQAAAAMGQRVLLVDADLRRPQVHSIMNVVNMRGLSNLIAGDLDPEDVIQPSPMENNLFILTAGQIPPDPTKLLSSKRMQNLAEQFRSQFDLVVYDTPPLLGLADSSLLATHTDGIVLVVGLGRTDRSVLMQALDGLKVSAASVLGIVANGVENYTTGDYYQSYYRRYYAQAKPAMSEETPVSG; from the coding sequence ATGCAGATTCAACCGTATAACTTTCCACCTCCTCCCACCCCAGCCCAGCCCCAACCCCTGCCGCTCACGTATTACGCTGCTGGGTACGAGCAAGATGAGTTCAACCTGAAGCAGTTTCTCGGCATTGTCCGGCGGCGCATCTGGATTATTGCGGGGGTGGCCCTGGCGGTAACAGGCTCGATCTGGAGCTGGACCCTCACCCGCACTCCGGTCTACCAGGCTGGTTTCCAGGTGCTGGTGGAGCCAGTCACTAACCTGAGCAAATCCCCTGAAGTGTTGCTCTTTGGAACCCAATCCAGTTTTGACTACGCCACCCAGATTGAAGTCCTCCGGAGTCCACAAATTCTGGCCGATGTGGTCAAACGGGTGCAAAAAACCTATCCCCAAATGAGCTACGGGGAACTGGCCGGTAAACTGCTGATTCGGCAGGTGCAGGATGAGGAAGGTCGGTCTACCAAGATTCTGATTGTGGAATATCGGGATAAGGACCCTCAGACCATCAAACTGGTGCTGGATAAGCTGGCAGAAGTGTATCTGCAGTACAGTATTGAGCTGCGTCAAACCAGCCTGCAGCAGGGGGTGCAGTTTGTGGAAGCGCAACTGCCAGATCTGCGTAAGCGGGTGAACCAGTTACAAACTGATCTGGAGCGCTTCCGGCAACGCTATAGTCTGGTGGATCCGGAGTCGCGGGGGGCTGATCTGGCCGGTCAGCTCAGCAATATTGAGCGCCAAAAGCAAGACACACAGGCTGAACTGGCCCAGACACAATCGCTTTACGCTGCGTTACGCCAGCAGGTTGGGTATCAACCTCAGGAAGCGATCGTTGCCGCCTCCCTGAGTGAGTCGGGACGGTATCAAAACCTGTTGAACCAGCTTCAGGAAGTAGAACTCAAGATCGCTACGGAGTCTACCCGATTCCAGGCGGATTCTCCGAACATGCAGGTGTTGTTGGAAAAGCGTAAAAGTTTGCTGCCCTTACTCAATCTGGAATCCCAGCGGGTGTTAGGGGCTGGTCGATCGACCACGGCCAATCCTAATCTGACCGAAACCTCCATCGACCTGAGTCGCCAGATGATTGCGGCCTCCAACAAACTCAAGACCCTAGAAGTTCGGATGCAGGCCCTCACGACAACGGATCAGCAACTGAAGCAGCAGTTTGCCCTGGTGCCCTCCCTAGCTCGCCAATATACGGACCTGCAGCGGGAGTTAAAGGTGGCCACCGAGAGTTTGAACCGCTTCCTCAGTACCCGGGAAAATCTGCAGTTGGAGGCCGCTCAGAGAGCCTTACCCTGGCAGCTTCTGACCACGCCTTATGTGCCGATTCTGCCCATTTCGCCCAATATTCCTCGCAACCTGACTGTGGGTGTGATTGCAGGCTTATTGTTGGGGATGGGAGCGGCCCTGCTGGCTGAGAAGCTGGATAATGTGTTCCACTCTGCCAATGATCTGAAAGATACGACCCGATTACCGCTGCTGGGAATTATCCCCCATAGCCGAGATCTCCGATTGACCAGCCCGATGATGGGCCTGGAACAGGCCGATCGAACGGCAGGAAGTTTAGAACCCGCTACTGAGTCCCTCACCTTGGAAGATCCAGACGTTGCTGGGCTGACGAGAAGATCCCGATCGGGGTACTATAACGCTTCCCCTTTTATGGATTCTTTCCGATCTTTATATACCAACATTCGTTTTCTCAGTTCTGACGAGCCGATTCGCTCTCTAGTGGTTGGGTCAGCGGTACCTGCGGATGGAAAATCGACCGTCGCGGTGCATTTAGCCCAGGCAGCGGCGGCGATGGGTCAGCGCGTGTTGCTGGTTGATGCTGACTTGCGCCGACCTCAGGTGCATTCGATTATGAATGTGGTGAATATGCGTGGGTTAAGTAATCTGATTGCGGGTGATCTGGATCCGGAAGATGTGATTCAGCCTTCCCCGATGGAGAACAACCTGTTTATTTTAACGGCGGGACAAATTCCACCTGACCCGACTAAATTGTTGTCTTCCAAGCGAATGCAAAATCTAGCAGAGCAATTCCGGAGCCAGTTTGATCTGGTGGTTTATGATACGCCGCCCCTGCTGGGCCTGGCTGATAGCAGTCTGCTAGCCACCCACACCGATGGGATTGTGCTGGTGGTGGGGCTGGGTCGGACCGATCGCTCGGTGCTGATGCAGGCTCTGGATGGGCTGAAGGTTTCGGCGGCGAGTGTGTTGGGGATCGTAGCCAATGGTGTTGAGAACTATACCACCGGGGATTACTACCAGTCCTATTACCGTCGGTATTACGCTCAGGCTAAGCCTGCTATGAGTGAGGAAACCCCGGTGTCGGGTTAA
- a CDS encoding glycosyltransferase family 4 protein, which yields MITQFYPPDYAATGQLIEELVSYLAKHGVHIQVFTGQPGYAFEKQSAATVEYVHQTLVRRSRTARLWPQRIRGKALNGLLFALRSVLHLFRIAPQRNILLVTTAPPYLPFLGYVANVCFGLPYLCILYDLYPDVAVELKVIEPDHGLTRLWNSMNRKVWRRAESLIVLSSTMQDRITKACPEVADKISVIHSWANPDWILPINKVDNWFAHQYNLVHKFTVLYSGNMGRCHDIETILDTITLLRDEPVQFVFIGGGAKRQSCITEVKSLGLQNCLFLPYQDKQVIPYSLTACDLSLVSIGPDMEGLIAPSKFYGSLAAGRPIAAICASHSYLRPIIADARCGATFDIGDSQGLAAFIQCLMADADLCQRMGLAGRQYLESHFTLDIIGKKYLHLLRTTAKTIAHNDYEAEMPINTNGNGNGSPHGHDRGISSTKPSLTQRLAKWPRH from the coding sequence GTGATTACACAATTTTACCCGCCTGATTATGCCGCTACGGGACAACTGATTGAAGAGTTGGTATCTTATCTGGCGAAACATGGGGTGCATATTCAGGTATTTACGGGACAACCCGGTTATGCTTTTGAAAAACAATCTGCTGCCACTGTGGAATATGTTCACCAGACATTAGTCCGGCGATCGCGAACTGCACGTCTCTGGCCTCAGCGGATTCGAGGAAAAGCACTCAACGGGCTGCTATTCGCATTGCGATCGGTGCTGCACCTATTTCGAATTGCCCCCCAACGAAATATTCTGCTGGTGACAACTGCACCGCCCTATCTGCCTTTTCTGGGCTATGTCGCTAATGTTTGTTTTGGCCTGCCTTATCTTTGTATTCTGTACGATTTGTATCCAGATGTTGCTGTTGAACTCAAAGTCATTGAGCCCGATCATGGCTTAACCCGTCTGTGGAACTCCATGAACCGAAAGGTATGGCGGCGAGCTGAGTCTTTGATTGTTTTGAGTTCAACCATGCAAGACCGAATTACTAAGGCATGCCCAGAAGTCGCCGATAAAATTTCTGTTATTCATAGTTGGGCTAATCCCGATTGGATCCTGCCCATTAATAAAGTTGATAACTGGTTCGCCCATCAATACAATCTGGTCCATAAGTTCACTGTTTTGTATTCCGGTAACATGGGCCGCTGCCATGATATTGAAACCATCCTGGACACTATCACGTTGCTTCGAGATGAGCCCGTACAGTTTGTCTTCATTGGAGGAGGGGCTAAACGGCAAAGTTGTATCACGGAAGTGAAGTCCCTAGGGCTGCAAAATTGCCTGTTCCTACCCTATCAGGATAAGCAGGTCATTCCCTACTCTTTGACCGCCTGCGATCTCTCTTTAGTCAGTATTGGCCCTGATATGGAGGGTCTGATTGCCCCCAGTAAATTCTATGGCAGTCTGGCTGCTGGTCGTCCGATCGCCGCGATTTGCGCCTCTCATTCTTACCTGCGTCCAATCATCGCTGATGCCCGTTGTGGTGCCACCTTCGATATTGGGGATAGTCAGGGTCTGGCTGCGTTTATCCAATGTTTGATGGCAGATGCTGACCTGTGCCAGCGCATGGGCTTAGCTGGACGCCAGTATTTAGAGAGTCATTTTACGCTGGATATCATTGGCAAAAAATATCTCCACCTGCTCCGCACAACAGCCAAAACAATTGCCCACAACGACTATGAAGCAGAAATGCCCATCAATACCAACGGTAATGGCAATGGCAGCCCCCATGGGCACGATCGCGGAATTTCATCGACCAAACCCAGCCTCACCCAAAGGCTGGCAAAATGGCCTCGTCATTAA